One window of the Cryptomeria japonica chromosome 7, Sugi_1.0, whole genome shotgun sequence genome contains the following:
- the LOC131069900 gene encoding probable purine permease 11 gives MVNSHETSNPSENAKVQGRKMYWVLVTLCITASVGGRSVGFLLGRYYFQQGGHSYWLRTLLTSVGSPLLILPLLCNGPTQYSTLPTLSIKIKYLSICTVLGVLLAANNFLYSLGFYYLPVSTFALLCATQLAFTAVFSILIVKQRITHYILNSLVLITLGAVLLGIQAKGETTKEVKSGEYKWGIFSTILASALAGFIHPVLQFVFNKLEKRSFAMVVETQALMYMAAGCVAVVGLMCSGDFKDISKEAQQFRAGERGYVFTLLWSGISWQIGFVGTYALVSMVSSLFSMVVSTLTLPVIPVLALFVFDEKINLLKVIGMVSAIWGFVSYAYGGYKESKKAEKDPLPASPV, from the exons ATGGTGAACAGTCATGAAACAAGTAATCCTTCTGAAAATGCAAAAGTACAGGGAAGGAAAATGTATTGGGTATTAGTCACGCTGTGTATAACTGCAAGCGTGGGGGGAAGATCAGTGGGGTTTCTGTTGGGTAGATATTACTTCCAGCAAGGAGGTCATAGCTATTGGCTCAGAACGCTTTTAACTTCTGTGGGTTCTCCATTGCTAATTCTCCCACTGCTCTGCAATGGACCAACACAGTATTCCACTTTGCCCACCCTATCTATCAAAATCAAATATCTCAGCATTTGTACAGTACTGGGCGTTTTATTGGCGGCTAATAACTTTCTCTACTCGCTGGGCTTTTATTACCTGCCCGTCTCAACCTTCGCTCTTCTCTGCGCCACTCAGCTGGCCTTCACAGCGGTATTCTCAATCCTCATAGTGAAGCAGAGAATAACCCATTACATTCTAAATTCATTAGTACTGATTACGTTAGGAGCAGTTTTACTGGGCATCCAAGCCAAGGGCGAAACGACTAAAGAAGTTAAAAGTGGGGAATATAAATGGGGAATTTTTTCCACCATTTTAGCATCCGCACTGGCTGGATTCATTCATCCGGTATTACAGTTTGTCTTCAACAAG TTGGAGAAGCGCAGCTTTGCAATGGTGGTGGAAACGCAGGCGTTGATGTACATGGCGGCGGGGTGTGTTGCAGTGGTGGGATTGATGTGCAGTGGTGATTTTAAAGACATAAGTAAAGAAGCGCAGCAGTTTCGGGCAGGAGAGAGAGGGTATGTTTTTACTCTGTTATGGTCTGGCATAAGCTGGCAAATAGGTTTTGTGGGAACTTACGCACTGGTTTCCATGGTGTCTTCCTTGTTTTCAATGGTGGTCAGCACTTTAACGCTGCCAGTTATTCCAGTCTTAGCTTTGTTTGTCTTCGAcgaaaaaataaatttgttgaaggTGATTGGAATGGTTTCAGCGATTTGGGGTTTTGTTTCGTATGCGTATGGTGGGTATAAAGAGTCCAAAAAGGCCGAGAAGGATCCATTGCCGGCCTCTCCAGTATAG